The Helianthus annuus cultivar XRQ/B chromosome 16, HanXRQr2.0-SUNRISE, whole genome shotgun sequence genome includes a window with the following:
- the LOC110916185 gene encoding uncharacterized protein At4g06744, which produces MSGVHTLLLFICITHLFAVHGEQIIRRDELEIIIGGGGATPSPPPDDQNCPPPPPPPCPPPPTPKPSPPPPKPPPPPKLSPPPPKLSPPPPTKPPPTPKPTKPPPRPSSGFESERMKLVFPVIQKFKLKVRDDPRGITNTWKGKKICRDYKGFVCDTVPGYNQTALAGVKFNNFNFGGPDLTLTEFLMGLPDIVFFHANSNNFIGSIPPELNKLKYFYELDLSNNKFSGNFPYQVLRGNKLLFLDLRFNKFAGVVPPEVFGLNLDLLFINNNKFIQKLPDNLGQTTALYLTLANNEFIGGIPPSIGQASNTLLEVLFLNNKLTGCLPYQIGLLKKATVFDVGSNYLSGPIPLSFQCLRKMELLNLARNKFHGEVPEAVCGLPKLSNFTVSYNYFTQVGPQCRELIKKGVLDVKMNCILDLPHQRTPEECNHFFSTIGRCPNEKMLTYVPCTGGYSSYQLESLDVAMSGPTTAPGPAQGLGRASYGALSPH; this is translated from the coding sequence ATGAGTGGCGTCCATACACTTCTACTCTTCATTTGCATCACTCATTTATTCGCCGTCCACGGCGAACAAATCATTCGGAGAGATGAACTTGAGATAATCATTGGTGGCGGCGGTGCAACTCCCTCACCGCCGCCTGATGATCAAAATTGTCCCCCACCCCCTCCCCCTCCATGCCCACCGCCACCTACACCAAAACCatcgccaccaccaccaaaaccaccaccaccaccaaaattgtcgccaccaccaccaaaactgtcgccaccaccaccaacaaaGCCGCCGCCAACACCAAAACCAACAAAGCCGCCACCTCGGCCGTCAAGTGGTTTCGAGAGTGAGCGAATGAAACTAGTCTTCCCAGTTATCCAAAAATTTAAACTAAAAGTGAGAGATGACCCCAGAGGAATTACCAATACATGGAAGGGCAAAAAAATTTGCCGAGACTACAAAGGATTCGTGTGCGACACGGTCCCTGGTTACAACCAAACAGCCCTCGCGGGCGTCAAGTTCAACAACTTTAATTTCGGCGGCCCAGATCTAACCCTCACCGAGTTCCTCATGGGCTTGCCAGACATAGTATTCTTCCATGCGAACTCCAACAACTTTATCGGCTCGATTCCACCTGAGCTCAACAAACTCAAGTATTTCTACGAACTCGACCTCAGCAACAACAAATTCTCGGGCAACTTCCCGTACCAAGTCCTCCGCGGCAACAAGTTACTATTCCTCGATCTGCGGTTCAACAAATTCGCTGGTGTAGTCCCTCCGGAAGTCTTCGGTCTCAACCTCGATCTACTgttcatcaacaacaacaaattCATCCAAAAACTACCCGACAACCTCGGCCAAACCACCGCGCTTTACCTAACTTTAGCGAACAACGAATTCATCGGCGGGATCCCACCGAGCATCGGGCAGGCTTCCAACACCCTACTCGAGGTTCTTTTCTTGAACAACAAGTTAACCGGATGCTTACCGTACCAGATCGGGTTACTGAAAAAGGCTACCGTGTTCGACGTCGGGTCCAACTACTTATCGGGCCCAATCCCGCTCTCATTTCAGTGCTTACGGAAAATGGAGCTACTGAACCTGGCGAGGAATAAGTTTCATGGCGAGGTGCCGGAGGCGGTGTGTGGGTTACCCAAGTTGTCGAATTTTACGGTTTCGTATAACTATTTTACGCAGGTTGGGCCGCAGTGTCGGGAGCTGATTAAGAAGGGGGTTCTAGACGTGAAGATGAACTGCATTTTGGATCTTCCGCACCAAAGGACGCCGGAGGAGTGTAACCATTTTTTTAGTACGATTGGGCGATGTCCGAATGAGAAAATGCTCACTTATGTGCCTTGCACAGGAGGGTATTCGAGTTATCAGTTGGAGTCGTTGGATGTTGCAATGAGTGGTCCCACGACGGCACCTGGACCGGCGCAGGGTCTAGGACGGGCAAGTTATGGTGCACTTTCCCCGCATTAA